TCTTTCCGCTCTTTCGAATCGTATAAAAGTAATTTCCATCTTCCAGGTCGCGTCGATTACCGACATTGGCGATTCCTTCAAAAACCCGATCCTGATTATCATAATTACTAAGATGAAATACCTTTAATCCATTTCTGTCAAAGATCTCAATCACATTATCTTCATAAAGCTCGATATTCTCTATCCTCAAGAAATCATGTTTACCATCCTTGTATGGCGTCAGTACATTGATCACTTTGAGTGGGGGCAATTTGCTATCCTCTCCTATATACCCGATGGTGAAATATTCCCCATTTGCAATTCCTTCACTCGTCAGATAACCTGTAAAGTCACCTCCCTTGATATCTGAAACACCTAAGGAATGATAGGGTGAAGTCAAATCGGCCGCCTGTGCCACTACTAACATATCCTGAGACTCGATGAAAGGCTCATCAGCATAAGGAAGAACAATCTTGCCAGAACTATAGCGCTCGTCTCTGTCCATCCGCCAATATCGCTCATGGGATATCTCAACCAAATCATCTCCGATCTCCGAAATAGGCGCTTGATCAAATGCCTCTATCCCAATCACAGGATTGATACCATCTACCTCAAGCAATCGAACAGGCAAATACTCATCGTCCGTACCAACGGGAAAAAACACCTCTCCTCGACCCATCCGATAAAGATTACCAATGAAATAGCTCCTCTCAT
This is a stretch of genomic DNA from Reichenbachiella ulvae. It encodes these proteins:
- a CDS encoding T9SS type B sorting domain-containing protein, with protein sequence MRQSYLMECLLIPGIRAFNKIFTSTQQPKNREEVFQYNLKAKFRFIRVFYKNLGTEGKYAKIALSGALTYSSLIFSFQGLGQGLVIDGAILSTTEGSSITVNGHLSNQGSFTNKGQLFLTGSMSNTGSFINDQGDLILIGEDQFLSSTEDDLSNLTLGPGTITNISSDMLLDGTINMNGGKIRIMEGVHVLLDSSMVLVGANERSYFIGNLYRMGRGEVFFPVGTDDEYLPVRLLEVDGINPVIGIEAFDQAPISEIGDDLVEISHERYWRMDRDERYSSGKIVLPYADEPFIESQDMLVVAQAADLTSPYHSLGVSDIKGGDFTGYLTSEGIANGEYFTIGYIGEDSKLPPLKVINVLTPYKDGKHDFLRIENIELYEDNVIEIFDRNGLKVFHLSNYDNQDRVFEGIANVGNRRDLEDGNYFYTIRKSGKNVSSGFLFLKR